Within the Oryzias melastigma strain HK-1 linkage group LG8, ASM292280v2, whole genome shotgun sequence genome, the region TAGCTAGtttttcagcgacatgctagttgttttggctaacctacgcttttttaataattattattatttttaggctaatttggcattaagctaatattttagctagttattagctttagcattttccgtaaagttcaataaatttttatcctgttcggcccgtgacctaaggtgtgatttggattatggccccttgtgcgattcaCCCTCATTTAAGgaatatattttctttcttctgcttttagATCTAAATTAGACCTAACTTTCATCAAAGTaaaaccctttttaaaaaaatattttttgttgtacaaTATTCCTTTAATTATGATGGTTCAATTTATATTTGTCACTGTAAGTACTTACTATAAAGTTTCTTTAGAACCAAATCATAACTGTTTTGCTGCtcagcaaaaatgtaatttaaatacaCTTGATAAAAATCAATGCACCTTTACAGAATGGCACTGAAAAAGCAACAGCACCCCCTGCTGGCATCCTAAAGCACTGATTAGATCTGAAGCGCTATCAGTTACTGCCTGTTATCTCCATCAATGTCACCGTGTTTCTACAGCTTCATGATGAAGCTCACAAGAATCAGATACAAATCTATCATTATCCTAAAGATTCTGCTGAACCATAAAGAAATAACACAATATATTTTGAGGGAAACTAATTCACTAAAtccaaataaatataattaacgccacacaaaatgattaaaaattgaatatcagtacaaaaaatatattttttttcaccaaacaaCAATCTTTAAAAAGGGGGGAAATGTAATGCCAGCgtaaaatgccataaaaacgTCTAATATTAGATGAACATTAATcgataaaaatgtcaaaatttaatagcaaatataaataaaaacaagattacgtacctcataaaaatatttacgataaaaatacatgttttttatctctttttttctcaggCATTTGTGTGGCATCCTAATCATCCCTCCTCGGCCTTCTTCCGCAAATTCTCTCAGATTACGCTGCGCAGCGTTTGGCGTGTCAAATTATAATCGGTTTATTTCTACACAAACCGCGAACGAGCCGATCTGTACGGTCAGCACAATGCTCGTTACGATCCGCAAACAACTGCGCAACCACCCGGCGGTAAGTTAACGTCGTTAAAGTAAAGATGCTGATGGGAAAAAAACCGAAAGAGCGAATTTTTGTGGCTAATGTAGCCTAGCTTGTTTCCGTAGCGATTGTAGCTTTAGCGAGCTCGTGATGGgtgttttcttaattttgaaAGTCTGAAATGAATTCAGTTTATAATTAAAgcacatttattaaatatatgcatcataaaacatgttttattgaacatttttgttgttttttagtgtttattcaTCACGTGAATGTGTCCCATCTATAATTCAAAATAGAGTAACGCTAACATCTGCTAAATTTATCTTtctatagtaaaaaaaaaatgcgtcACCtacaataaaatgacttttaaaagtatatattttttgttttagtcattttcaaCCTTTTCTGTCATTGGACGTTGTGTGTTTGGTTTAAACACGCTCATCTAAACCCTAAACAGATGCTTTTCTCAAGGACGAAGATCGTGTTTCACAAGTCTTTGGTCACGTGATGTTGTGATAACACtgttttttgtcatgaaaaagTGTGATGTTTAccttttattacttttacaCACAGCTGATCcccctcttcttcttcatcgGGGGAGGCGCCGCCATGTCCATGCTGTACCTCGCTCGATTGGGATTGAGAAACCCTGATGTCAGGTACGAATTCAAATGCgatttcatgctttttttcatctttaaatgtacatttaaatcCGCATAAATCACTATTAAGTAGTTTAGGCTTCCATTTAGACTTTTAGACTACATTCTGTCTTAGATATAAGCAATTTCTTGCCAAAAAAGGGGGCTTTGAGGTgacagttttataaataaacatttgcttTATTCATAATAAACACCTTTTTATTAGGTTCATTAAGTGTCATTTGTCTgcataaaaaggttaaaaatgataaattcgTTGGATGAAACTGTCACAATAAAGATACCATTTCAGCTAAGACAAAACAAGGGATTCtgggtaaaaaaaagtatcttcaTTCTCAGTTCTACAATTACAGTGATCTAATTCTGTGTgtgaaaatcttttattttcttctatttttcagTTGGGACCGCAAGAACAACCCTGAGCCGTGGAACAAACTCGGCCCGACCGATCAGTACAAGGTAAATTTCAGGGATTTTTAGTGGAACTTCTCAGGTGTTGGTCTCTTTGAAAGAGGCGTTAAGCGGTTTCATTCCAAGTTTGAATCTCTGCCAGCGGTGCTGCAGAGCCGTGGATAAGTCTTTCAACTCCACTAATGAAAGCTCATAAGCTGGTTAACGCTGGCCAGAGGAAACAAATCTTTTAAAGTCATTAACCTTTTTGTCTTCATagtattttgaaataaacatgtaaatgcATGTTGTGTTTGAGGCAAAAACGTTTCTATTTCCTTGCAGTTCTTCGCCGTGAGCATGGACTACAGCAAGCTGAAGAAAGACCGTCCCGACTTCTAAAGATCAAACCTGCTGGACCAAAAGCGCAACAAGAAAATCCGCACAACCGTCTTCATTGGGAATTTTTCATTTGGGAGATGCAGATGCTAAATCCGCACACTTATTTAAGTTTCTTCATCTCATTACCATTTAACTGTTTCCATGTGCATCAATAAAAAAGGAGTTTCCTCCTTCATAcaagagaaaacatgttttgttttatcatttgcTCCTCATTTCCTTCATGATTTTACTTGTGTTGCTGCCTTGCATGCTTATTTTCACTGCAGCTTTCATGCTTTCTTTGCATTTGCATCCCAACAACCTGATCCCCATCCTTTTTTTCTATCCTAACGTCACCTGAGTGAAGTGTTATCCGAGCTACTTCAGCTTCAACTCCCTCTgccttatttttgaaaaaaaatctgcagttaAATTTATGAAATCCTACATcaaaagtgcttttattttgaatttccAAAAACCCTAAAGACGTCTCCCACAGGGCAGACGGCAACGCGTCCCTGTGGGACATTTGAAGGTGTTTCTCCTCCCGAGTTTGATCACTCTCAGCCAGATGAGTCTGTAAATGTCACCGGGTCACTCCGTTCCGTCTGCAGCTGGAGAGCGCCGACAAGCATGAGCAGCTGAGGCGGCG harbors:
- the ndufa4l gene encoding cytochrome c oxidase subunit NDUFA4L, coding for MLVTIRKQLRNHPALIPLFFFIGGGAAMSMLYLARLGLRNPDVSWDRKNNPEPWNKLGPTDQYKFFAVSMDYSKLKKDRPDF